One Coffea arabica cultivar ET-39 chromosome 5e, Coffea Arabica ET-39 HiFi, whole genome shotgun sequence DNA segment encodes these proteins:
- the LOC113688264 gene encoding transcription termination factor MTERF9, chloroplastic isoform X2: MLYGRPISPYDTEEDDAEENEDDDWFSDDDSPGDKTKSWNASKTRQVEHENFESRWGVRSLNSGKSLEMNKGRFGKRKGRNALYMRNTGSFHNTSKFLATTGSSAGDAKEKDVGISSKTKYHRLIEELDLDEGCFALLDYLSGFGLKDSHFIQMYERHMPSLQINVVSAQERLEFLLSVGVKCRDIRKMIMRQPQILEYTVENNLKSHVAFLAGLDIPDSKIGQIITATPSLFSYSVENSLKPTVRYLLEEVGIQKSDLSKVVQLSPQILVQRIDSSWNTRLKFLAKELGAPRDSIVKMVTKHPQLLHYSIEDGLLPRINFLRSIGLRNADILKVLTSLAQVLSLSLEKNLKPKYMYLINELRNEVHSLTKYPMYLSLSLDQRIRPRHRFLVSLKKAPKGPFPLSSFVPTDEHFCQQWAGTSLDKYLDFRQKLLLRDFAKKYER, from the exons ATGTT GTACGGCCGACCGATTTCACCTTATGACACTGAGGAAGATGATGCTGAAGAAAACGAGGATGATGATTGGTTTTCTGAC GATGATTCTCCAGGAGATAAAACAAAATCGTGGAATGCAAGCAAAACAAGGCAAG TCGAGCACGAAAATTTTGAAAGTCGATGGGGTGTAAGATCATTGAACTCTGGGAAAAGCCTAGAAATGAACAAAGGCAggtttggcaaaagaaaaggaagaaatgcctTATACATGAGAAACACTGGCAGTTTTCAtaatacttcaaaatttttagcTACTACTGGCTCATCTGCTGGAGATGCCAAAGAAAAG GACGTGGGAATATCCTCTAAGACCAAGTATCACCGTTTAATAGAAGAACTAGATTTAGACGAAGGATGCTTCGCACTTCTTGATTATCTCAGCGGCTTTGGACTAAAAGATTCACACTTTATCCAAATGTATGAGAGACACATGCCTTCCCTCCAGATAAATGTTGTATCAGCACAAGAAAGATTGGAATTCTTGTTGAGTGTCGGTGTTAAGTGCAGAGACATTAGAAAGATGATAATGAGGCAGCCTCAGATTCTTGAGTATACGGTGGAGAACAATCTGAAATCCCATGTAGCTTTTTTGGCTGGTTTGGACATTCCAGATTCAAAAATAGGGCAGATAATTACAGCAACTCCTTCCCTATTTTCTTACAGTGTGGAAAACTCATTAAAGCCCACAGTGAGGTACCTGTTGGAGGAGGTAGGTATCCAGAAGAGTGACCTAAGCAAGGTTGTACAGTTGAGCCCTCAAATCCTGGTTCAGCGGATTGACAGTTCGTGGAATACTCGTCTCAAATTTCTTGCCAAAGAATTGGGTGCTCCCAGAGATAGTATAGTGAAGATGGTCACAAAGCATCCCCAATTACTTCATTACAGTATTGAAGATGGATTACTCCCAAGGATTAATTTCCTGAGGAGTATTGGGTTGCGCAATGCTGACATATTAAAAGTCTTGACTAGCCTTGCACAG gtgctctcactttctctggaaaaaaatctgaagcctaagtaCATGTATTTGATAAATGAACTTCGAAATGAGGTTCACTCATTGACCAAGTATCCAATGTACCTGAGCTTGTCTCTGGACCAAAGGATTCGGCCTCGCCACAGGTTTTTGGTTTCTCTGAAGAAAGCTCCAAAGGGaccatttcctttaagttcatTTGTGCCAACTGACGAGCACTTCTGTCAGCAATGGGCAGGAACGAGCTTAGACAAATATCTCGACTTTCGGCAGAAATTATTGCTCAGGGACTTTGCAAAGAAGTATGAAAGATAA
- the LOC113688264 gene encoding transcription termination factor MTERF9, chloroplastic isoform X1, whose amino-acid sequence MSVSFHSSYYEYAIRQHMATCPSFNSALFSGFPFQSSSPSLIFLNLSRVSSADGSRNIKNRVIFSRIGVASSHSNPNILKSKHMSRYGRPISPYDTEEDDAEENEDDDWFSDDDSPGDKTKSWNASKTRQVEHENFESRWGVRSLNSGKSLEMNKGRFGKRKGRNALYMRNTGSFHNTSKFLATTGSSAGDAKEKDVGISSKTKYHRLIEELDLDEGCFALLDYLSGFGLKDSHFIQMYERHMPSLQINVVSAQERLEFLLSVGVKCRDIRKMIMRQPQILEYTVENNLKSHVAFLAGLDIPDSKIGQIITATPSLFSYSVENSLKPTVRYLLEEVGIQKSDLSKVVQLSPQILVQRIDSSWNTRLKFLAKELGAPRDSIVKMVTKHPQLLHYSIEDGLLPRINFLRSIGLRNADILKVLTSLAQVLSLSLEKNLKPKYMYLINELRNEVHSLTKYPMYLSLSLDQRIRPRHRFLVSLKKAPKGPFPLSSFVPTDEHFCQQWAGTSLDKYLDFRQKLLLRDFAKKYER is encoded by the exons ATGTCAGTCTCCTTTCACTCTTCCTACTATGAGTATGCTATTAGACAGCATATGGCTACGTGCCCAAGCTTCAATTCCGCATTATTTAGTGGATTTCCCTTTCaatcttcttctccttctttaaTCTTCTTAAATTTGTCCCGTGTTTCTTCTGCTGATGGAAGCAGAAACATTAAAAATAGAGTTATATTTAGCAGAATTGGCGTTGCGTCATCTCATTCCAATCCGAATATTCTTAAGTCCAAGCACATGTCTAGGTACGGCCGACCGATTTCACCTTATGACACTGAGGAAGATGATGCTGAAGAAAACGAGGATGATGATTGGTTTTCTGAC GATGATTCTCCAGGAGATAAAACAAAATCGTGGAATGCAAGCAAAACAAGGCAAG TCGAGCACGAAAATTTTGAAAGTCGATGGGGTGTAAGATCATTGAACTCTGGGAAAAGCCTAGAAATGAACAAAGGCAggtttggcaaaagaaaaggaagaaatgcctTATACATGAGAAACACTGGCAGTTTTCAtaatacttcaaaatttttagcTACTACTGGCTCATCTGCTGGAGATGCCAAAGAAAAG GACGTGGGAATATCCTCTAAGACCAAGTATCACCGTTTAATAGAAGAACTAGATTTAGACGAAGGATGCTTCGCACTTCTTGATTATCTCAGCGGCTTTGGACTAAAAGATTCACACTTTATCCAAATGTATGAGAGACACATGCCTTCCCTCCAGATAAATGTTGTATCAGCACAAGAAAGATTGGAATTCTTGTTGAGTGTCGGTGTTAAGTGCAGAGACATTAGAAAGATGATAATGAGGCAGCCTCAGATTCTTGAGTATACGGTGGAGAACAATCTGAAATCCCATGTAGCTTTTTTGGCTGGTTTGGACATTCCAGATTCAAAAATAGGGCAGATAATTACAGCAACTCCTTCCCTATTTTCTTACAGTGTGGAAAACTCATTAAAGCCCACAGTGAGGTACCTGTTGGAGGAGGTAGGTATCCAGAAGAGTGACCTAAGCAAGGTTGTACAGTTGAGCCCTCAAATCCTGGTTCAGCGGATTGACAGTTCGTGGAATACTCGTCTCAAATTTCTTGCCAAAGAATTGGGTGCTCCCAGAGATAGTATAGTGAAGATGGTCACAAAGCATCCCCAATTACTTCATTACAGTATTGAAGATGGATTACTCCCAAGGATTAATTTCCTGAGGAGTATTGGGTTGCGCAATGCTGACATATTAAAAGTCTTGACTAGCCTTGCACAG gtgctctcactttctctggaaaaaaatctgaagcctaagtaCATGTATTTGATAAATGAACTTCGAAATGAGGTTCACTCATTGACCAAGTATCCAATGTACCTGAGCTTGTCTCTGGACCAAAGGATTCGGCCTCGCCACAGGTTTTTGGTTTCTCTGAAGAAAGCTCCAAAGGGaccatttcctttaagttcatTTGTGCCAACTGACGAGCACTTCTGTCAGCAATGGGCAGGAACGAGCTTAGACAAATATCTCGACTTTCGGCAGAAATTATTGCTCAGGGACTTTGCAAAGAAGTATGAAAGATAA
- the LOC113688264 gene encoding transcription termination factor MTERF9, chloroplastic isoform X3, translated as MTLRKMMLKKTRMMIGFLTMILQEIKQNRGMQAKQGKHENFESRWGVRSLNSGKSLEMNKGRFGKRKGRNALYMRNTGSFHNTSKFLATTGSSAGDAKEKDVGISSKTKYHRLIEELDLDEGCFALLDYLSGFGLKDSHFIQMYERHMPSLQINVVSAQERLEFLLSVGVKCRDIRKMIMRQPQILEYTVENNLKSHVAFLAGLDIPDSKIGQIITATPSLFSYSVENSLKPTVRYLLEEVGIQKSDLSKVVQLSPQILVQRIDSSWNTRLKFLAKELGAPRDSIVKMVTKHPQLLHYSIEDGLLPRINFLRSIGLRNADILKVLTSLAQVLSLSLEKNLKPKYMYLINELRNEVHSLTKYPMYLSLSLDQRIRPRHRFLVSLKKAPKGPFPLSSFVPTDEHFCQQWAGTSLDKYLDFRQKLLLRDFAKKYER; from the exons ATGACACTGAGGAAGATGATGCTGAAGAAAACGAGGATGATGATTGGTTTTCTGAC GATGATTCTCCAGGAGATAAAACAAAATCGTGGAATGCAAGCAAAACAAGGCAAG CACGAAAATTTTGAAAGTCGATGGGGTGTAAGATCATTGAACTCTGGGAAAAGCCTAGAAATGAACAAAGGCAggtttggcaaaagaaaaggaagaaatgcctTATACATGAGAAACACTGGCAGTTTTCAtaatacttcaaaatttttagcTACTACTGGCTCATCTGCTGGAGATGCCAAAGAAAAG GACGTGGGAATATCCTCTAAGACCAAGTATCACCGTTTAATAGAAGAACTAGATTTAGACGAAGGATGCTTCGCACTTCTTGATTATCTCAGCGGCTTTGGACTAAAAGATTCACACTTTATCCAAATGTATGAGAGACACATGCCTTCCCTCCAGATAAATGTTGTATCAGCACAAGAAAGATTGGAATTCTTGTTGAGTGTCGGTGTTAAGTGCAGAGACATTAGAAAGATGATAATGAGGCAGCCTCAGATTCTTGAGTATACGGTGGAGAACAATCTGAAATCCCATGTAGCTTTTTTGGCTGGTTTGGACATTCCAGATTCAAAAATAGGGCAGATAATTACAGCAACTCCTTCCCTATTTTCTTACAGTGTGGAAAACTCATTAAAGCCCACAGTGAGGTACCTGTTGGAGGAGGTAGGTATCCAGAAGAGTGACCTAAGCAAGGTTGTACAGTTGAGCCCTCAAATCCTGGTTCAGCGGATTGACAGTTCGTGGAATACTCGTCTCAAATTTCTTGCCAAAGAATTGGGTGCTCCCAGAGATAGTATAGTGAAGATGGTCACAAAGCATCCCCAATTACTTCATTACAGTATTGAAGATGGATTACTCCCAAGGATTAATTTCCTGAGGAGTATTGGGTTGCGCAATGCTGACATATTAAAAGTCTTGACTAGCCTTGCACAG gtgctctcactttctctggaaaaaaatctgaagcctaagtaCATGTATTTGATAAATGAACTTCGAAATGAGGTTCACTCATTGACCAAGTATCCAATGTACCTGAGCTTGTCTCTGGACCAAAGGATTCGGCCTCGCCACAGGTTTTTGGTTTCTCTGAAGAAAGCTCCAAAGGGaccatttcctttaagttcatTTGTGCCAACTGACGAGCACTTCTGTCAGCAATGGGCAGGAACGAGCTTAGACAAATATCTCGACTTTCGGCAGAAATTATTGCTCAGGGACTTTGCAAAGAAGTATGAAAGATAA
- the LOC113688263 gene encoding zinc finger CCCH domain-containing protein 18, with protein sequence MDSIEAAKVVHDRIMKLEPEHDVARKIVGYIYLHDFPDQEMIRLALGPDQLIRSLVQKAKAALMLGSTPVPSPPISPNMNPTPISDHSLQYTTFSPASPRRFSSPAAFRVSASYWERQLATDQQPLSNGDFIPVTYPDSVPDDHRFENQFLGMEEQLEPVSLRNLDFPGDFYYPEAAFCNANGGGSRVPLSQLEFPIKTCHYFNRGFCKHGSNCRYFHGQPFPDSYPQVFGPSSNENAYEDQLLSPGSLEKLEFEITELLKCRRGNPVSIASLPMIYYEKYGRTLQAEGYLTESQRHGKAGYSLTKLLARLKGSIRLIDRPHGQHAVILAEDAPKYMESRGEKNDPGPIVSGSRQIYLTFPAESTFSEEDVYNYFSTFGPVQDVRIPCQQKRMFGFVTFGSADTVKMILSKGNPHYVCGARVLVKPYREKSKLVDRKFPEKLESPMCYHLDHINMDSELQARWHSPRVRKIQGQEQEQQVIELERRMSQLKLARKPLASRSFFGHSMDELKLSEDCFKLSLPENYNHFLDVLSYGSTSDDNLKRRGTNFTDQGSNEGLNLPDSPFELPVASSISSVI encoded by the exons ATGGATTCCATTGAGGCTGCTAAAGTTGTACATGACAGAATAATGAAATTAGAACCTGAACATGATGTTGCTAGGAAGATAGTTGGATATATTTACTTACATGACTTCCCTGATCAAGAGATGATAAGATTAGCTCTGGGACCTGACCAATTAATCCGTAGTTTGGTACAGAAAGCGAAGGCTGCGCTAATGTTAGGCTCGACACCAGTTCCGTCTCCTCCAATTTCACCTAATATGAATCCTACTCCTATTTCAGATCATTCTCTTCAATATACCACTTTTTCACCTGCTTCCCCTCGGCGCTTTTCATCTCCTGCTGCTTTCCGGGTTTCAGCTTCATACTGGGAACGCCAATTAGCCACTGACCAACAGCCTTTGAGTAATGGGGATTTTATACCAGTAACTTATCCTGATTCAGTCCCTGATGATCATAGGTTCGAAAATCAGTTTCTGGGCATGGAAGAACAGCTAGAACCAGTGAGCCTAAGAAATTTGGATTTTCCTGGTGATTTTTATTACCCTGAAGCTGCATTTTGCAATGCAAATGGTGGAGGCAGCAGGGTTCCTCTTAGCCAACTTGAGTTTCCAATCAAGACTTGTCACTATTTCAACAGGGGGTTTTGTAAGCATGGCAGTAATTGTAGGTACTTTCATGGACAACCGTTTCCAGATAGCTATCCTCAAGTTTTTGGCCCTAGTTCAAATGAGAATGCTTATGAAGATCAACTGTTGTCGCCTGGTTCCCTTGAAAAATTGGAATTCGAAATCACAGAGCTCTTGAAATGTAGAAGAGGGAACCCAGTTTCAATTGCATCACTGCCGATGATCTACTATGAAAAATATGGGAGAACTCTTCAGGCTGAAGGATATCTGACTGAGAGCCAGAGACATGGTAAAGCTGGTTATAGTTTGACAAAACTGCTTGCTCGATTGAAGGGCAGTATTCGCCTGATTGACAG GCCTCATGGACAGCATGCAGTGATACTGGCTGAAGATGCACCAAAGTACATGGAATCGCGGGGTGAAAAAAATGATCCTGGTCCAATTGTTAGTGGTTCACGACAAATATATCTAACATTTCCAGCTGAGAGCACTTTTTCAGAGGAAGATGTCTACAATTACTTCAG TACTTTTGGCCCAGTTCAAGATGTTAGAATTCCTTGTCAGCAGAAACGGATGTTTGGTTTTGTAACTTTTGGTAGTGCTGACACTGTCAAGATGATTTTGTCAAAAGGGAATCCACATTATGTTTGTGGTGCTCGTGTTCTTGTGAAACCCTACAGGGAAAAGTCAAAGCTTGTTGACAG GAAGTTTCCAGAGAAGCTTGAGTCTCCAATGTGCTACCATCTGGACCACATAAATATGGATTCTGAGCTTCAAGCTA GATGGCATTCACCCAGAGTCAGAAAAATTCAAGGGCAGGAGCAGGAGCAACAGGTCATTGAATTGGAGAGACGCATGTCACAGTTAAAATTAGCAAGAAAACCTCTTGCCAGTCGATCTTTTTTTGGCCATTCCATGGATGAACTAAAACTTTCAGAAG ATTGTTTTAAGCTTTCATTGCCAGAGAACTATAATCATTTTCTGGATGTTTTGAGTTACGGATCAACAAGTGATGATAACCTAAAACGTCGTGGCACTAACTTTACTGATCAAGGGAG CAATGAAGGTTTGAATCTCCCTGACAGCCCATTTGAATTGCCGGTAGCAAGCAGCATTTCTTCTGTTATATAG
- the LOC113688058 gene encoding uncharacterized protein isoform X2 → MTPAETADGEEKAKRKGKRFSYFSLITRGDEKSKRIQATFKLGRMSKHAPENILACAIPVLVELLRSPFDNQTPSIHGASAYCLKCIACLGEGRLAVIIGQCGAIPSLLSLLQASESNLQMVILKCLRNMVTFSDSNRPAVVRNGGLEIVLNMLNASPDGLKRPLLEILSALSLLRDVRRVLLNSGGLRFLIESAKCGSMASRTRAAQGIGLLGLVKRARHTLVNFGAAAALLDLIQNGDTSAKLVAANALGVISSHVDYIRPVAQAGAIPVYAEILEGCEPLGKEIAEDVFCILAVVEENAAPIFQHLVRILRGSNDEAKAAAADITWHLASYKQLVSVVQDSGAIPALVELLRSGNGDVKEKVSGAIAQFSYNKSGRVALADSGVIPLLIQMLEDESQELRENAAEALVNFSEDPSLGDRVSCVLDSPLFQDTQDKLMQIRASDARLDSSLRLLSIEHLTLDPSLS, encoded by the exons ATGACTCCAGCTGAAACGGCCGACGGAGAAGAGAAAGCGAAGAGAAAGGGGAAAAGATTTTCATATTTCTCTCTGATAACTAGAG GTGATGAAAAATCTAAGCGTATCCAAGCCACCTTCAAGCTTGGGCGCATGTCCAAACATGCACCTGAAAATATTTTAGCTTGTGCCATACCAGTCCTTGTGGAGCTTCTCAGAAGCCCATTTGACAATCAGACTCCATCCATTCACGGAGCATCTGCCTACTGCTTAAAATGCATTGCTTGCTTAGGGGAAGGTAGATTGGCTGTAATCATCGGCCAGTGTGGGGCAATTCCTTCCTTGTTGAGCTTATTACAAGCTTCAGAAAGCAACCTGCAAATGGTTATTTTGAAATGCCTTCGCAACATGGTGACTTTCAGTGATAGTAATCGCCCGGCTGTAGTTAGAAATGGTGGTTTGGAAATTGTTCTCAATATGTTAAATGCTAGTCCTGACGGATTAAAAAGGCCTTTATTGGAAATTTTGAGTGCATTATCTCTTTTGAGAGACGTTAGAAGGGTACTTCTCAATTCAGGTGGCCTTCGTTTTCTTATTGAATCAGCAAAGTGTGGCAGCATGGCATCTAGAACTAGAGCTGCTCAAGGGATTGGGTTGCTGGGATTGGTTAAAAGAGCCAGGCATACACTTGTTAATTTTGGGGCAGCGGCAGCACTCCTGGACTTGATTCAGAATGGGGATACTTCAGCTAAATTGGTAGCTGCTAATGCACTTGGTGTGATTTCATCGCACGTTGATTATATTAGACCAGTTGCTCAAGCTGGAGCCATCCCAGTGTATGCTGAGATTCTCGAGGGATGTGAACCATTAGGCAAGGAGATTGCGGAGGATGTGTTCTGCATATTGGCTGTAGTTGAAGAAAATGCTGCTCCAATTTTTCAGCACCTGGTTAGAATCCTAAGAGGAAGTAATGATGAAGCTAAGGCAGCAGCGGCTGATATTACATGGCATCTGGCAAGTTACAAGCAGTTGGTGTCTGTCGTGCAGGACTCGGGTGCAATTCCGGCGTTAGTTGAGCTCCTGAGGAGCGGTAATGGTGATGTTAAGGAAAAGGTTTCTGGGGCCATTGCCCAATTCAGTTACAATAAGTCTGGGAGAGTAGCTCTTGCTGATTCAGGAGTGATTCCATTGCTTATTCAGATGTTGGAGGATGAGTCTCAGGAACTGAGAGAAAATGCTGCTGAAGCACTAGTCAATTTTTCAGAGGATCCATCACTAGGTGATAGAGTATCGTGTGTGTTGGATAGTCCTTTATTTCAGGATACGCAGGATAAACTGATGCAAATTCGTGCCTCTGATGCACGCTTGGATTCATCTTTGAGACTGTTGAGCATCGAACACCTCACTTTGGATCCTAGCCTTTCCTAA
- the LOC113688058 gene encoding uncharacterized protein isoform X1, which translates to MMDKLDTKQAELGTNWERSFHLYETVIAGDEKSKRIQATFKLGRMSKHAPENILACAIPVLVELLRSPFDNQTPSIHGASAYCLKCIACLGEGRLAVIIGQCGAIPSLLSLLQASESNLQMVILKCLRNMVTFSDSNRPAVVRNGGLEIVLNMLNASPDGLKRPLLEILSALSLLRDVRRVLLNSGGLRFLIESAKCGSMASRTRAAQGIGLLGLVKRARHTLVNFGAAAALLDLIQNGDTSAKLVAANALGVISSHVDYIRPVAQAGAIPVYAEILEGCEPLGKEIAEDVFCILAVVEENAAPIFQHLVRILRGSNDEAKAAAADITWHLASYKQLVSVVQDSGAIPALVELLRSGNGDVKEKVSGAIAQFSYNKSGRVALADSGVIPLLIQMLEDESQELRENAAEALVNFSEDPSLGDRVSCVLDSPLFQDTQDKLMQIRASDARLDSSLRLLSIEHLTLDPSLS; encoded by the coding sequence ATGATGGATAAATTGGATACAAAACAGGCAGAACTAGGCACAAATTGGGAGAGGTCATTTCATCTATATGAAACTGTGATTGCAGGTGATGAAAAATCTAAGCGTATCCAAGCCACCTTCAAGCTTGGGCGCATGTCCAAACATGCACCTGAAAATATTTTAGCTTGTGCCATACCAGTCCTTGTGGAGCTTCTCAGAAGCCCATTTGACAATCAGACTCCATCCATTCACGGAGCATCTGCCTACTGCTTAAAATGCATTGCTTGCTTAGGGGAAGGTAGATTGGCTGTAATCATCGGCCAGTGTGGGGCAATTCCTTCCTTGTTGAGCTTATTACAAGCTTCAGAAAGCAACCTGCAAATGGTTATTTTGAAATGCCTTCGCAACATGGTGACTTTCAGTGATAGTAATCGCCCGGCTGTAGTTAGAAATGGTGGTTTGGAAATTGTTCTCAATATGTTAAATGCTAGTCCTGACGGATTAAAAAGGCCTTTATTGGAAATTTTGAGTGCATTATCTCTTTTGAGAGACGTTAGAAGGGTACTTCTCAATTCAGGTGGCCTTCGTTTTCTTATTGAATCAGCAAAGTGTGGCAGCATGGCATCTAGAACTAGAGCTGCTCAAGGGATTGGGTTGCTGGGATTGGTTAAAAGAGCCAGGCATACACTTGTTAATTTTGGGGCAGCGGCAGCACTCCTGGACTTGATTCAGAATGGGGATACTTCAGCTAAATTGGTAGCTGCTAATGCACTTGGTGTGATTTCATCGCACGTTGATTATATTAGACCAGTTGCTCAAGCTGGAGCCATCCCAGTGTATGCTGAGATTCTCGAGGGATGTGAACCATTAGGCAAGGAGATTGCGGAGGATGTGTTCTGCATATTGGCTGTAGTTGAAGAAAATGCTGCTCCAATTTTTCAGCACCTGGTTAGAATCCTAAGAGGAAGTAATGATGAAGCTAAGGCAGCAGCGGCTGATATTACATGGCATCTGGCAAGTTACAAGCAGTTGGTGTCTGTCGTGCAGGACTCGGGTGCAATTCCGGCGTTAGTTGAGCTCCTGAGGAGCGGTAATGGTGATGTTAAGGAAAAGGTTTCTGGGGCCATTGCCCAATTCAGTTACAATAAGTCTGGGAGAGTAGCTCTTGCTGATTCAGGAGTGATTCCATTGCTTATTCAGATGTTGGAGGATGAGTCTCAGGAACTGAGAGAAAATGCTGCTGAAGCACTAGTCAATTTTTCAGAGGATCCATCACTAGGTGATAGAGTATCGTGTGTGTTGGATAGTCCTTTATTTCAGGATACGCAGGATAAACTGATGCAAATTCGTGCCTCTGATGCACGCTTGGATTCATCTTTGAGACTGTTGAGCATCGAACACCTCACTTTGGATCCTAGCCTTTCCTAA